Proteins found in one Pseudomonas mosselii genomic segment:
- a CDS encoding microcin C ABC transporter permease YejB, whose amino-acid sequence MLAYILRRLLLIIPTLFGILIINFIIVQAAPGGPVEQMIAKLEGFDGATSRIAGGGAEVSVAGSNYRGAQGLDPALIAEIERMYGFDKSAPERLWIMVKNYAQLDFGNSFFRDAKVIDLIAEKMPVSISLGLWSTLIMYLVSIPLGIAKAVRHGSHFDVWTSSAIIVGYAIPAFLFAILLIVLFAGGSYFDWFPLRGLTSNNFDELSTTGKVLDYFWHLVLPITALVIGNFATMTLLTKNSFLDEINKQYVVTAKAKGLSRSRVLYGHVFRNAMLLVIAGFPSAFIGIFFTGSLLIEVIFSLDGLGLMSFEAAINRDYPVVFGTLFIFTLLGLVVKLIGDLTYTLVDPRIDFASREH is encoded by the coding sequence ATGCTGGCCTATATCCTGCGGCGCCTGCTGCTGATCATCCCGACCCTGTTCGGCATCCTGATCATCAACTTCATCATCGTCCAGGCCGCCCCCGGCGGCCCGGTGGAGCAGATGATCGCCAAGCTCGAAGGGTTCGACGGCGCCACCAGCCGCATCGCCGGCGGCGGCGCCGAAGTGTCGGTGGCCGGCTCCAACTACCGCGGCGCGCAAGGCCTGGACCCGGCGCTGATCGCCGAGATCGAGCGCATGTACGGCTTCGACAAGTCCGCGCCCGAGCGGCTGTGGATCATGGTCAAGAACTACGCCCAACTGGACTTTGGCAACAGCTTCTTCCGCGACGCCAAGGTCATCGACCTGATCGCCGAGAAGATGCCCGTGTCCATCTCGCTGGGGCTATGGAGCACGCTGATCATGTACCTGGTGTCGATCCCCCTGGGGATCGCCAAGGCCGTGCGCCACGGCAGCCATTTCGACGTCTGGACCAGCTCGGCGATCATCGTCGGCTACGCCATCCCCGCGTTCCTGTTCGCCATCCTGCTGATCGTGCTGTTCGCCGGCGGCAGCTACTTCGACTGGTTCCCGCTGCGCGGGCTGACCTCCAACAACTTCGATGAGCTGAGCACCACCGGCAAGGTGCTCGACTACTTCTGGCACCTAGTGCTGCCCATCACCGCGCTGGTGATCGGCAACTTCGCCACCATGACCCTGCTGACCAAGAACAGCTTCCTCGACGAGATCAACAAGCAGTACGTGGTCACCGCCAAGGCCAAGGGCCTGAGCCGCTCGCGGGTGCTGTACGGCCACGTGTTCCGCAACGCCATGCTGCTGGTGATCGCCGGCTTCCCCTCGGCGTTCATCGGCATCTTCTTCACAGGGTCCCTGCTGATCGAGGTGATCTTCAGCCTCGACGGCCTGGGCCTGATGAGTTTCGAGGCGGCGATCAACCGCGACTACCCGGTGGTGTTCGGCACCTTGTTCATCTTCACCCTGCTTGGTTTGGTGGTGAAGCTGATCGGCGACCTCACCTACACCCTGGTCGATCCACGCATCGACTTCGCCAGCCGGGAGCACTGA
- a CDS encoding extracellular solute-binding protein, protein MTPTLRRLAGSLLLACLTLPAVAAPQHALTLYGEAPKYPANFKHFEYVNPDAPKGGTFRQSSFGGFDSLNPFINKGVPADNVGSIYDTLMRQSLDEPFTEYGLVAGKIEKAPDNSWVRFYLRPEARFHDGHPMRAEDVVFTFNALIKDGAPLYRQYYADVAEVVAEDPLKVLFKFKHSNNRELPLILGQLPVLPKHWYANRDFNRGNLEIPLGSGPYKVAEVKAGRSIRYERVKDYWAKDLPINRGFYNFDVMTFDSYRDNTVALEALKAGQFDYGLEVSAKNWATAYDVPAVRDGRLIKEEIPNGNPVGMQGFIFNLRKPMFQDIRVRQAISLLLDFEWTNKQLFNGAYTRTGSYFENSEMAASGLPSPAELKILEPLRGKVPDEVFNGAFRNPVTDGSGMIRDQQRQAYKLLQDAGWKIVDDKMVDKDGKPLSIEFLLAQTQFERVLLPFKRNLADLGINLEIRRVDVSQYITRLRSRDYDMIVGGFAQSNSPGNEQREYWNSAAADNPGSRNFIGLRDPAIDQLVEQLINADSRQSLVDHCRALDRVLLWGYYVIPNWHIKTWRVAYWNHIGHPAVSPKYDIGIDTWWIKPDVTPAVSEAPAVEEAH, encoded by the coding sequence ATGACGCCCACCTTGCGCCGCCTGGCCGGCAGCCTGCTGCTGGCCTGCCTCACGCTCCCGGCCGTCGCCGCCCCGCAACACGCCCTGACCCTGTACGGCGAAGCGCCGAAATACCCGGCCAACTTCAAGCACTTCGAATACGTCAATCCTGACGCGCCCAAGGGCGGCACCTTCCGCCAGTCCAGCTTCGGCGGCTTCGACAGCCTCAACCCGTTCATCAACAAGGGCGTGCCCGCCGACAACGTCGGCAGCATCTACGACACCCTGATGCGCCAGAGCCTGGACGAGCCCTTCACCGAGTACGGCCTGGTGGCCGGCAAGATCGAAAAGGCCCCCGACAACAGCTGGGTGCGCTTCTACCTGCGCCCCGAGGCGCGCTTCCACGACGGCCACCCGATGCGCGCCGAGGACGTGGTGTTCACCTTCAACGCCCTGATCAAGGACGGCGCGCCGCTGTACCGCCAGTACTACGCCGACGTCGCCGAAGTGGTCGCCGAAGACCCGCTCAAGGTGCTGTTCAAGTTCAAGCACAGCAACAACCGCGAGCTGCCGCTGATCCTCGGCCAGCTGCCGGTGCTGCCCAAACACTGGTATGCAAACCGCGACTTCAACCGCGGCAACCTGGAAATTCCGCTGGGCAGTGGCCCGTACAAGGTCGCCGAGGTGAAGGCCGGCCGCTCGATCCGCTACGAGCGGGTCAAGGACTACTGGGCCAAGGACCTGCCGATCAACCGCGGCTTCTACAACTTCGATGTGATGACCTTCGACTCCTACCGCGACAACACTGTCGCCCTCGAGGCGCTGAAGGCCGGCCAGTTCGACTACGGCCTGGAAGTCAGCGCGAAGAACTGGGCCACCGCCTACGACGTGCCCGCCGTGCGCGACGGCCGCCTGATCAAGGAAGAGATCCCCAACGGCAACCCGGTGGGCATGCAGGGCTTCATCTTCAACCTGCGCAAGCCGATGTTCCAGGACATCCGCGTGCGCCAGGCCATCAGCCTGCTGCTGGACTTCGAATGGACCAACAAGCAGCTGTTCAACGGCGCCTACACCCGCACCGGCAGCTACTTCGAGAACTCCGAGATGGCCGCCAGCGGCCTGCCCTCGCCCGCCGAGCTGAAGATTCTCGAACCGCTGCGCGGCAAGGTGCCCGACGAGGTGTTCAACGGCGCCTTCCGCAACCCCGTCACCGACGGCAGCGGCATGATCCGCGACCAGCAGCGCCAGGCCTACAAGCTGCTGCAGGACGCCGGCTGGAAGATCGTCGACGACAAGATGGTCGACAAGGACGGCAAGCCGCTGAGCATCGAGTTCCTGCTGGCCCAGACCCAGTTCGAGCGCGTGCTGCTGCCGTTCAAGCGCAACCTCGCGGACCTGGGCATCAACCTCGAGATCCGCCGGGTGGACGTGTCGCAGTACATCACCCGCCTGCGTTCGCGGGACTACGACATGATCGTCGGCGGCTTCGCGCAATCGAACTCGCCCGGCAACGAGCAGCGCGAGTACTGGAACAGCGCCGCCGCCGACAACCCCGGCAGCCGCAACTTCATCGGCCTGCGCGATCCTGCCATCGACCAGCTGGTGGAACAGCTGATCAACGCCGATTCGCGCCAGAGCCTGGTCGACCACTGCCGCGCCCTGGACCGCGTGCTGCTGTGGGGCTACTACGTGATCCCCAACTGGCACATCAAGACCTGGCGCGTGGCCTACTGGAACCACATCGGTCACCCCGCCGTGTCGCCCAAGTACGACATCGGCATCGACACCTGGTGGATCAAGCCCGACGTCACGCCTGCCGTGAGCGAAGCCCCCGCCGTGGAAGAGGCCCACTGA